The region TTGAAGCGGATAGGAAATACATGATGACGTCACGAAAATTGGCCATTACCTTGGCGGGACTTGTTACTGGTGCAGCCGTCGGCGATGCGCAAGCGGTGGTAATCGACGACTTCACGCAGGGCATGCTCAACGCGCCGCACGGCACTTGGTCGCCGGAAGGTGCCGAAGAGCCCTATTCCGAAGTCCACGACGGCCTCCCGGGCGAGCATGTCCTTGGCGGCGTTCGCAGCATTCAGTTGTTCCATGATGCGGACTTCGCAGCCACCCTCGATCCCGCCGTCGATGATGCGCTCCGATTTGACGTCCAACCTGGGAACTTCATCGGTATGGGCTGGCTGCTCTACAGCGGCGGTGCCGACTGGGGGAATGAGGGCGAACTTGGCATCGACCTGACGGGCGGCGGCCGCAATGATCGTATTCGCGTAACGTTGAGCTTTTCAGGCGACCTAGGATGGTCGAGGACCAGCGCTGAAGACCCGTATCATTTAAACCTGAGTTCCATGGTCTGGACCACGGGTGAAGACGGCGAGGCGGTTGGCGTAAGAGTCATGCCAATTCCCTCAAAAGTCGCGGCCGACCACCTTATCGTCGATCTGATGTTCGGCGAGTTCGGAGGTAGTGGGTCCGGCACGGAAGCGGACTGGACAAGTGTCGACGCAATGCTTCTACGAATCCAAGGCGGCAACTACAGCGATGATCCGGGCTACCTCACCATCCATGACATCCGCGCAGTGCCCGAACCGGGGTCGCTGGCGCTGCTGGGCCTGAGCGGGATGGCGATGCTGTGGCGACGGCCACGGCCACGACCTGCTCGCGTAGCCGGCCCCGCAACAGCTTGATCGCGTTTGTGTGCA is a window of Phycisphaerales bacterium AB-hyl4 DNA encoding:
- a CDS encoding PEP-CTERM sorting domain-containing protein produces the protein MGFEADRKYMMTSRKLAITLAGLVTGAAVGDAQAVVIDDFTQGMLNAPHGTWSPEGAEEPYSEVHDGLPGEHVLGGVRSIQLFHDADFAATLDPAVDDALRFDVQPGNFIGMGWLLYSGGADWGNEGELGIDLTGGGRNDRIRVTLSFSGDLGWSRTSAEDPYHLNLSSMVWTTGEDGEAVGVRVMPIPSKVAADHLIVDLMFGEFGGSGSGTEADWTSVDAMLLRIQGGNYSDDPGYLTIHDIRAVPEPGSLALLGLSGMAMLWRRPRPRPARVAGPATA